In Vanrija pseudolonga chromosome 4, complete sequence, a single window of DNA contains:
- the spaT_0 gene encoding Subtilin transport ATP-binding protein SpaT — protein sequence MVGQVASRMYGTDKYSDTDLNDALEAVPMLICNVVRFLAYLWLVVSTLRATFKTQGIAGMSTVLLLSICIKLWKRQPFIQHMINSHGGRYFTHGNRSSDPYYREADDIAMMADDMQEVIFFGIGDWILARWQQVKLASINLSRQLPDKNRTDITQLDSLWSFVFQVVVSTRLVPSANVLSQLTVHNDAVGHLFDTVIELSGSLALVRNVSCKLAAFGAAIDCQGLEDRLGIDYERRREPGGMRFECRELAVTHSGYDTPSLHGINLTIEAGETMALVGFNGSGKTTLAKALLGMHTHSGTLLINGIPMQDYKPSSLHARMSCIFQDFKRYATTLRNNVGLGFVLCIDDEDVVKDAMSRGGADTILADGIKLNTKLSRMTKSSSAGRGDSTDGRGLSGGQWQRIALARTFMRAGSADFIVFDEPSSALDPAAEADLFDRIYDMAHRDGSQTTTVFVSHGFGNVRRADHIAFMAGGTITEYGTHDDLMSLKGEYHRLFTLQSRGYVGDGLGEKAGEPVGDGSKVNENAKTTAASLAPNTDAEVITKVVDSIPATTTSSSSTSVPSLLHTPTVTEDEGSLLIRVESLNADTAMPESPMLPAEVWAVGGGETAGC from the exons ATGGTCGGCCAGGTGGCAAGTCGAATGTACGGCACCGACAAGTACTCGGACACGGATCTCAATGACGCTCTCGAGGCTGTTCCCATGCTTATCTGCAACGTCGTCAGGTTTCTGGCATATCTCTGGCTGGTGGTTAGCACACTGCGGGCGACGTTCAAGACCCAAGGCATTGCTGGCATGTCCACCGTGCTGTTGTTGTCCATCTGCATCAAGCTATGGAAGAGGCAACCGTTCATTCAGCACATGATCAACAGTCACGGAGGGAGATACTTCACCCATGGTAATAGGTCGAGTGATCCCTATtaccgcgaggccgacgacattgCCATGATGGCTGATGACATGCAAGAAGTCATCTTCTTTGGCATCGGTGATTGGATACTCGCTCGATGGCAACAAGTCAAGCTCGCTTCCATCAACCTCAGTCGCCAATTGCCCGACAAGAACCGTACCGACATCACCCAACTCGATTCATTGTGGAGCTTTGTCTTCCAG GTTGTGGTCTCGACCCGACTCGTTCCCTCCGCCAACGTTCTGAGTCAGCTCACTGTTCACAACGATGCCGTCGGTCACCTATTCGACACCGTCATCGAGTTGTCCGGCTCGCTGGCCTTGGTGCGAAATGTCAGCTGCAAACTCGCAGCCTTTGGGGCCGCCATCGACTGCCAGGGTCTGGAAGACCGACTTGGAATCGACTATGAGAGGCGACGAGAGCCTGGTGGCATGCGATTCGAATGTCGGGAGCTAGCCGTTACACACTCGGGCTATGATACTCCATCGCTTCACGGTATCAACCTGACCATCGAGGCTGGTGAGACAATGGCCCTTGTCGGGTTCAATGGTAGTGGAAAGACGACGCTGGCAAAGGCCCTTCTCGGCATGCACACGCACAGCGGCACCTTGCTCATTAATGGCATCCCCATGCAAGACTACAAGCCGTCGTCACTTCACGCTCGAATGAGCTGCATCTTTCAAGACTTCAAGAGGTACGCGACGACACTGCGCAACAACGTTGGACTGGGCTTTGTCTTGTgcatcgacgacgaagatGTGGTGAAGGACGCAATGTCAAGAGGCGGTGCCGATaccatcctcgccgacggtATCAAGCTCAACACCAAGCTCAGTCGTATGACGAAGAGTAGCTCGGCGGGCAGAGGGGACAGCACGGACGGTCGCGGTCTGTCCGGCGGCCAGTGGCAGCGCATCGCGCTTGCTCGGACTTTCATGCGCGCTGGTTCTGCCGACTTCATCGTCTTTGACGAGCCCTCGTCTGCGCTGGACccggctgccgaggccgatcTGTTTGACCGCATCTACGACATGGCGCATCGCGATGGCAGCCAGACGACGACCGTGTTCGTGTCTCACGGCTTTGGTAACGTCCGTCGTGCAGACCACATCGCATTCATGGCCGGAGGA ACCATCACCGAGTACGGCACCCACGACGACCTCATGTCACTCAAGGGCGAGTACCACCGCCTGTTCACTCTCCAGAGTCGCGGCTACGTTGGCGACGGGCTTGGTGAGAAGGCCGGCGAGCCAGTCGGAGACGGCAGTAAGGTGAACGAGAATGCGAAGACGACGGCTGCAAGCTTGGCCCCGAACACCGACGCCGAAGTCATCACCAAGGTCGTTGACAGTATCCCCGCTACTAcaacctcgagctcctccaccAGCGTCCCTTCACTCCTCCACACCCCCAccgtcaccgaggacgaAGGATCTCTGCTGATTCGCGTCGAGTCGCTCAACGCAGACACGGCCATGCCAGAGTCGCCCATGCTCCCGGCCGAGGTTTGGGCCGTTGGGGGTGGTGAGACTGCTGGATGCTAA
- the CYP94B3 gene encoding Cytochrome P450 94B3, translating into MNSTTDTLLDVLPDLKSASGVLQLVGVLQLLIVSGLVWTYRERGFWSSSSANAAWIPGPKGSMFRGNVAELDTKGESSAKAWMSLYQRYGPAYEMTIPFFRLHIINHPIYLEHIQKHNSKNYVRGAFTRNVFGALHRTGVFVADGKDHALQRKVATRAFSKKNFETHITASLHHWLGVLMRLLDKMADKDQAFDFQELMGRFMFALFLRVAFHEEAMGLEILSDELTSLDSMPDYVEAFDKAQLLFDRRRRDPLWKMTEKLSGEDNVTKRAVDLFYSQIDGLIKKRLDAMQDGYKSNPDAGVDLLDLFLQQTQDTYTLGGMMFSFLSAGRDTTAFSTSWMMKEILHHDNAHLDAAAKIREELEHEGFTGFLGYTDAPKLKFANAMWDETARLNTVSPAGQLEAAEDDVLPAIPEFNIPPRAVKKGDIVSYQNYVLSRMPEVWGDDCATFNPYRWFKETGETVSYSPFKYHSWNAGPRSCLGRALATYEGVAIVCTILQRFEVELVDPAKVYEPLPALNMGVKGGLWMKRKGRPPKRTRVDFESPPSVAPPPPAPLPTWEDSSLFLDDGEPLPRSASPEASHLPPPIAQGSVSHTLETFPVRNTSDALRLLNQAGEKRPTGKTRPADSGHLGALGPNAYVLLREGMIELSTMSRLFAFFLGSVHPIMPLIPYDRIPITPDQLVAMAAREPYLMSAILVVTAGLTRELTLHRKLWQRVQSLFAEVALQGTGASIDTVEGLLLLSEYPPNMGQRSGSQHEDRMCWMTLGIAIRLGYLLGLDQLSVQNEDDDDSVTVSRDRGLVAWRYCYCLDRQISIQAGKAFWHRGPGMTYQHMHADAALDYPELTAIPGVQEDYASYLQCLMHLTQVLTNAHDLLYPSKSRSIALAKAEHYYKHIDDFTDTLAAFRTRWQSKVWRTYPINECVWISFHHVRLYIYAFSLQAYMQRADVLRLAIGRLQPSGAFSSLPLRYFLFFNHAAVFLLKASVVVPLPQSQKRTILHLASPADQAHSYPDLSSILGSMETPFVPERPFHNVAAEIDLLLGLAPADVSINPTPASAEGDLTGLLPPSDPFASFFSNEDGHLWEAISSTDMEWSAVNDEL; encoded by the exons ATGAACTCGACCACCGATACCCTCCTAGACGTCCTCCCCGACCTCAAGTCGGCCAGCGGCGTCCTCCAACTCGTTGGCGTCCTCCAGCTACTGATCGTCTCTG GCCTGGTATGGACGtaccgcgagcgcgggttctggtcgtcgtcgtcagccaACGCCGCCTGGATCCCCGGGCCAAAGGGCAGCATGTTCCGCGgcaacgtcgccgagctcgacaccaAGGGCGAGAGCAGTGCCAAAGCCTGGATGTCGCTGTACCAGCGCTACGGCCCAGCATACGAGATGACCATCCCGTTCTTCCGGCTGCACATCATCAACCATCCCATCTACCTCGAGCACATCCAAAAGCACAACAGCAAGAACTATGTGCGAGGGGCGTTCACCCGCAACGTATTTGGCGCGCTGCACCGCACTGGCGTGTTTGTCGCCGATGGCAAGGACCACGCGCTGCAGCGCAAGGTCGCGACACGCGCGTTCAGCAAGAAGAACTTTGAGACGCACATCACTGCGTCGCTGCATCActggctcggcgtgctcatgCGGCTGCTCGACAAGATGGCGGACAAGGACCAGGCGTTCGACTTTCAAGAGCTCATGGGCAGGTTCATGTTCGCCCTGTTCCTGCGCGTCGCGTTCCACGAGGAGGCGATGGGGCTGGAGATTCTGTCCGATGAGTTGACAAGCCTGGACTCCATGCCCGACTATGTCGAGGCATTCGACAAGGCCCAGTTGCTGTtcgatcgccgccgccgcgatccCTTGTGGAAGATGACTGAGAAGCTGTCCGGTGAGGACAACGTGACCAAGCGTGCTGTGGACCTCTTCTACAGCCAGATCGACGGGCTCATCAAGAAGCGCCTCGACGCTATGCAAGACGGGTACAAGTCGaaccccgacgccggcgtggacctgctcgacctcttcCTCCAGCAGACGCAAGACACATACACGCTCGGCGGGATGATGTTCAGCTTCCTCTCGGCGGGGCGCGACACGACGGCGTTCAGCACGTCGTGGATGATGAAGGAGATCCTGCACCATGACAacgcgcacctcgacgccgctgccaagatccgcgaggagctcgagcacgaaGGGTTCACCGGGTTCCTCGGCTACACCGACGCTCCAAAGCTCAAGTTTGCCAACGCGATGTgggacgagacggcgcgccTCAACACCGtctcgccggcggggcagctcgaggcggccgaggacgacgtgctgCCCGCCATCCCCGAGTTCAATATTCCGCCGCGGGCGGTGAAGAA GGGCGACATTGTGAGCTACCAGAACTATGTCCTCTCCCGCATGCCCGAGGTCTGGGGCGACGACTGCGCGACGTTCAACCCGTACCGCTGGTTCAAGGAGACTGGCGAGACAGTCTCGTACTCCCCGTTCA AGTACCACTCGTGGAACGCTGGCCCCCGCAgctgcctcggccgcgcgctggcgacgtACGAAGGCGTCGCGATCGTGTGCACGATCCTGCAGCGCTTCGAGGTGGAGCTCGTGGACCCTGCCAAGGTATACGAGCCTTTGCCGGCGCTCAACATGGGCGTGAAGGGCGGGCTGTGGATGAAG CGCAAGGGCCGGCCACCGAAGCGGACGCGTGTGGACTTCGAGTCGCCAccgagcgtcgcgccgccgccgccggctccgcTCCCGACTTGGGAGGACAGCTCGCTGTTCTTGGATGATGGGGAGCCGCTCCCCCGCTCAGCGTCCCCAGAGGCGAGCCACCTACCGCCGCCGATCGCACAAGGATCGGTCAGCCACACCCTCGAGACCTTCCCAGTTCGCAACACGTCTGAtgcgctgcggctgctgaACCAGGCCGGCGAGAAGCGTCCGACGGGCAAGACGAGACCTGCCGACAGCGGCCACCTCGGTGCACTGGGGCCGAACGCCTACGTCCTACTGCGCGAGGGCATGATCGAGCTGTCGACCATGTCGCGCCTGTTCGCCTTCTTCCTTGGCTCAGTGCACCCCATCATGCCGCTCATCCCGTACGACCGTATCCCCATCACCCCCGACCAGCTCGTGGCCATGGCTGCCAGGGAGCCGTACCTCATGTCggccatcctcgtcgtcactgctGGCCTGACACGCGAGTTGACGCTCCACCGTAAGCTGTGGCAGCGCGTGCAGAGCTTGTTCGCGGAGGTCGCGCTCCAGGGGACAGGGGCATCGATCGACACAGTTGAGGGGCTGCTGTTACTCTCAG AGTACCCGCCCAACATGGGTCAGAGGTCTGGGTCACAGCACGAGGATCGCATGTGCTGGATGACACTGGGTATA GCAATACGCCTCGGATAcctgcttggcctcgaccAGCTGTCCGTCCagaacgaggacgacgacgacagcgtgaCTGTCAGCCGAGATCGCGGACTGGTCGCTTGGCGGT ACTGCTACTGCCTCGACCGCCAGATCTCGATCCAGGCAGGCAAGGCATTCTGGCACCGCGGCCCCGGCATGACCTACCAGCACatgcacgccgacgcggcgctcgactaCCCCGAACTCACTGCCATCCCGGGCGTACAGGAGGACTATGCCTCCTACCTCCAGTGCCTGATGCACCTCACCCAGGTGCTGACGAACGCGCACGATCTGCTGTACCCGTCCAAGAGCCGGTCTATTGCGCTGGCGAAGGCCGAGCACTACTACAAGCACATTGACGACTTTACAGACA CCCTCGCTGCGTTCCGGACTCGCTGGCAATCCAAGGTGTGGAGGACGTACCCAATCAACGAATGCGTGTGGATATCCTTC CACCACGTCCGCCTCTACATCTACGCCTTCTCACTGCAGGCGTATATGCAGAGA GCCGACGTCCTCCGCTTGGCAATAGGCAGGCTGCAGCCTTCAGGG GCTTTCTCATCCCTCCCACTGCGGTACTTCCTTTTCTTCAACCACGCCGCAGTCTTCCTCCTCAAggcgtcggtggtggtgccgctTCCTCAATCTCAAAAGCGCACCATCCTGCACCTG GCCAGCCCCGCCGACCAGGCACACTCGTACCCCGACCTGTCGTCGATTCTTGGGAGCATGGAGACGCCCTTTGTTCCCGAGCGCCCGTTCCACAATGTCGCCGCTGAGATTGACCTGTTGTTGGGactcgcgcccgccgacgtgTCGATCAACCCGACGCCCGCGTCGGCAGAGGGCGACCTCACCGGCCTTCTGCCACCCTCGGACCCCTTCGCGTCGTTCTTTAGCAACGAGGACGGGCATTTGTGGGAAGCGATCTCATCGACTGATATGGAGTGGAGTGCGGTGAACGACGAGTTGTAG
- the SPBC1683.12_2 gene encoding putative transporter — protein MSLAPANDTDFKVEDVQLDGKLDVKLDVNAAEAANAALERRKVVEKSLKRKLDARCSIFVLIYIMNYLDRNNIAAARLKGLQADLKLSDTQYATCLSVLYAGYILMQVPSNMIVNRMSRPSIYISCAMILWGLISVLSGVVTNFAGMVACRFFIGFVEAAFLPGALLLLSKWYTRRELTLRNAILFGGNLISNAFSGLLAAGILSNLDGVLGHAAWSWLFFIEGGITIFIAIIGAILLPDLPTNTRWFTEEELQVAQLRMAEDVGEADEDSSELGVFDGFLMAVKDFKVYVFVITLIAWTIGLSFNAFFPTLTATLGFGVVPTLLLSAPPWAFAVIVSMINAWHSDRTQEKFWHIVIPICFGIVGFVICMSTNNTAGRYIGLFLQTGSYAGYIVVWSWVASSFPRPPAKRAVVLAMVTSLSNLGSVAGSYVWNHKANGFRGSYGIVTAMFLFTIAGCCVIRTILVRLNKRLEAGESAWESRGDVLDRTRRMEALDGADEAVAMKAGFRYLI, from the exons ATGAGCCTCGCACCAGCCAATGACACCGACTTCAAAGTCGAAGACGtccagctcgacggcaagctcgacgtcaagctcgacgtcaacgccgccgaggcggccaatgccgcgctcgagcggcgcaaggtcgtcgagaagagcctcaagcgcaagctcgacgccaggTGTTCGATCTTCGTGCTAATCTATATCATGA aCTACCTTGACCGTAACAACATCGCGGCTGCGCGACTCAAGGGCCTGCAGGCCGACTTGAAGCTCAGCGACACGCAGTACGCGACGTGCTTGTCCGTTCTGTACGCCGGTTACATCCTCATGCAGGTGCCGTCTAACATGATTGTCAACCGCATGAGCCGTCCCTCAATCTACATTTCGTGTGCG ATGATCCTCTGGGGCCTCATCTCGGTCCTCTCCGGCGTCGTGACAAACTTTGCAGGCATGGTCGCGTGCCGTTTCTTCATTGGCTTTGTGGAAGCCGCGTTTCTgcccggcgcgctgctgcttctcTCAAAGTGGTATACCCGTCGCGAGCTCACGCTGCGCAACGCCATCCTCTTCGGCGGCAACCTGATCTCAAACGCATTCTCGGGCCTCCTAGCCGCTGGCATCTTGTCCAACCTGGACGGCGTGTTGGGCCACGCGGCGTGGTCATGGCTCTTCTTCATCGAAGGCGGAATAACCATCTTCATCGCCATCATCGGCGCTATTTTGCTGCCTGATCTCCCCACCAACACCAGATGGTTcacggaggaggagctgcaAGTCGCCCAGCTGCGCAtggccgaggacgttggagaggccgacgaggactcatccgagctgggcgtgttCGACGGGTTCCTCATGGCCGTGAAGGACTTCAAGGTCTATGTCTTTGTCATCACACTTATCGCGTGGACCATTGGGCTCTCGTTCAACGCCTTCTTC CCAACGCTCACTGCCACTCTTGGATTCGGTGTGGTCCCTacgctcctcctcagcgCCCCTCCTTGGGCGTTTGCGGTCATTGTCTCCATGATCAACGCTTGGCACTCGGACAGGACGCAGGAGAAA TTCTGGCACATTGTCATCCCGATTTGCTTTGGCATCGTGGGATTCGTCATCTGTATGAGCACGAACAACACTGCGGGGCGTTACATAGGGTTATTCCTCCAAACTGGCTCGTATGCGGGTTACATTGTGGT TTGGTCGTGGGTCGCTTCTTCGTTTCCCCGTCCGCCGGCCAaacgcgccgtcgtcctggCAATGGTCACGTCGCTGTCCAACCTCGGCAGCGTGGCAGGCTCGTACGTGTGGAACCACAAGGCGAACGGCTTCCGCGGGTCTTACGGCATCGTGACCGCCATGTTCTTGTTCACCATCGCGGGCTGCTGCGTCATCAGGACGATCCTGGTCCGCCTCAACAAGCGGCTTGAGGCGGGAGAGAGTGCCTGGGAATCGAGGGGCGACGTGCTTGATCGTACACGCCGGATGGaggccctcgacggcgccgatgagGCCGTGGCCATGAAGGCAGGGTTCAGGTATCTCATCtag
- the CYB5_1 gene encoding Cytochrome b5 has translation MTLLKQFTISELSQLAHKSNLHLLIHGKVYDVHDFVHEHPGGDLVLLGEGGRDATKAWDDVQHSDEARELMKDYLAHLLYATSVAPDEAHSVW, from the exons ATGACCCTCCTGAAGCAGTTTACGATCAGCGAGCTGTCTCAACTCGCCCACAAGAGCAACTTGCATCTCTTGATCCACGGCAAAG TGTACGATGTCCACGACTTTGTCCACGAA CATCCGGGAGGAGACCTCGTGCTACTTGGCGAGGGTGGTCGCGATGCCACCAAGGCGTGGGATGACGTCCAGCACtccgacgaggcgagggagTTGATGAAGGACTACTTG GCG CACCTGCTCTATGCCACCAGCGTGGCccccgacgaggcgcacTCGGTGTGGTAG
- the FUM15_3 gene encoding Cytochrome P450 monooxygenase FUM15: MMATAALSSVHKAVVVVTSALLNAGVLVVALVAVTIFYAYPYRAWTLPFRNLQGPPPTSFVYGSFLTHGLSPMGMAFKPWLAKYGATLRYRSLLGTWTIVTVDPVVVGYIFNNTRQFHRQPMFNAFVERLCGKGVLCVEDADHRRQRRAVSSAFSAFNIRGMAPVLWEKSYELASVFGNLVGKGEDKNTTGTIDVHKYIQRATLDMIGLAGFNYDFESLSGNNNPMSTALFSSVRLLQTPSWIRIFSVLFPSLLDVPSKFKTMVTYTRRLLHAAGRQLVAGRKKELEAENIQVRKRTQLGMDAVSLLVKANMASDLRDDHRLSDDEVLGQIGALLLAGNETSATALAWASWHLAHRPDIQDKLRADLNSVDNDRPDVERLQGLGYLDQFVHELLRFDSPVHRVQRHCVEDTVVPLSIPVKGRDGKMMDSIRISKGSEISVAVNEINRSTAIWGPDAEEFNPERFSKAGIPLANVPSVWGNLTSFGAGPHNCLGYRFALMEIKIVLVRNFKFELDPADPVVERRVRSFTTRPVVAGRESEGIQMPVVLRAIKGD, from the exons ATGATGGCAACGGCAGCACTGTCGTCGGTGCACAAAGCCGTCGTAGTCGTCACCTCGGCCCTCCTTAacgccggcgtcctcgtcgtcgccctcgtcgccgtcactATCTTCTATGCCTACCCGTACCGCGCATGGACTCTGCCCTTCCGCAACCTCCAAGGCCCACCCCCGACGTCCTTTGTCTATGGTAGCTTCCTCACGCACGGGCTCAGCCCCATGGGCATGGCCTTCAAGCCGTGGCTAGCAAAGTATGGCGCGACGCTCCGCTACCGCTCCCTGCTTGGCACGTGGACCATTGTCACCGTCGACCCCGTCGTAGTCGGGTACATCTTCAACAACACACGCCAGTTTCACCGCCAGCCCATGTTCAACGCGTTTGTCGAGCGTCTGTGTGGAAAGGGAGTGCTCTgcgtcgaggatgccgaCCACAGGCGACAGCGCCGTgccgtgtcctcggccttctcggcgttcAACATCCGTGGCATGGCCCCCGTGCTGTGGGAGAAGAGCTACGAGCTGGCCAGCGTGTTTGGCAATCTGGTtggcaagggcgaggacaAGAACACTACTGGCACCATCGATGTCCACAAGTACATCCAGCGTGCGACACTCGACATGATCGGGCTCGCCGGCTTCAACTATGACTTTGAGTCACTcagcggcaacaacaaccccatgtcgacggcgctgTTCAGCTCGGTGAGGTTGCTGCAGACGCCGTCGTGGATCCGCATCTTCAGTGTCCTTTTCCCGTCCCTGCTTGACGTGCCAAGCAAGTTCAAGACGATGGTCACATAtacccgccgcctcctccacgcGGCTGGGCGCCAACTTGTCGCGGGCAGGAAGAAGGaactcgaggccgagaacaTCCAGGTCAGGAAGCGTACCCAGCTGGGCATGGACGCCGTGTCGCTGCTCGTCAAGGCCAACATGGCTTCCGACCTCCGTGATGACCACCGCCttagcgacgacgaggttcTGGGCCAAATCGGCGCCCTCTTACTCGCGGGCAACGAGACGAGCGCGACTGCGTTGGCTTGGGCCAGCTGGCACCTGGCTCACAGACCCGACATCCAGGACAAGCTGCGGGCTGATCTCAACTCGGTGGACAACGACCGCCCAGACGT GGAGCGCCTTCAGGGCCTCGGCTACCTTGACCAGTTTGTGCACGAGCTCCTCCGCTTTGACTCTCCGGTTCATCGTGTGCAGCGCCACTGCGTCGAGGACACGGTCGTGCCCCTCAGCATTCCTGTCAAGGGGCGCGACGGCAAGATGATGGACTCGATCAGGATTTCCAAGGGCTCCGAGATCTCCGTTG CTGTCAACGAGATCAACCGATCCACGGCTATTTGGGGTCCCGACGCTGAAGAGTTCAACCCCGAACGCTTCTCAAAGGCTGGTATCCCACTGGCCAATGTCCCCAGCGTCTGGGGCAACCTCACCAGCTTTGGTGCGGGGCCGCACAACTGCCT CGGGTACCGCTTTGCCCTGATGGAGATCAAGATT gtccTCGTCCGTAACTTCAAGTTtgagctcgaccccgccgacccagtggtcgagcgccgcgtgcgcAGCTTTACGACGCGCCCCGTTGTCGCTGggcgcgagagcgagggTATCCAGATGCCCGTGGTGCTCCGTGCCATCAAGGGCGACTAA